A segment of the Robbsia sp. KACC 23696 genome:
GTTGATACCGGCGGCGCGAATCTGATTGATCAGGTCCACCAACTGCTCGGGAACGAGGAAGGGATCGCCGGTGCCCTCGATATACAGATTGCCGTTCAGCACGCCGTTTTGCACTTGACCGTCGATGAAGGCCGACGTGGTCCAGCGGTAATCCGCACCCAGCATCGACAGGCTGGCGTAGGTCGTCAGCGTTTTCATCGTCGAGGCCGGCGCCATCGGGCGCTGCGTGTCGTAATCGAGCACGCGCTGATTCGTGTCCAGGCGCACCACCAGGGCGCTGACCGATGAGACCGGGATATGCCCCAGTGCCAGTCCGCGCATCACCGCCGGCGGCAAGGGGCCGGCAGGCACGTCGATGTGACGGCCGCGCGCGGGAACGCTGGCGGCACGGGCGTTAAGACGCGCCGTGGACTCGGCCGCCGCGACGCGCGCCTTTGGCGACGGTTCGTCGGACCGTCGGGCGCGCGCGTGACGCTTCTTCGGCGTGTCGGCGTGGGCCGCGACGCGCACGACGTGCGCCCCGTGGCGCTTCTCCGTCGGCGTGGCCGTTGTTTGCGCCGCCGACGCGTTCAACGCGGCGCAGGCCAAGGCGAGCGCCGTGACGGCAGAGGCGGCCGCGCGTGGCGGCGATCCGACGAGGGCCCGCACACGGCCGGCCGCAGCGGGAGGAAAACGGAAAGGCGACAAACCGGAAAAACGCAGCACGAAAGATCAACTCGACTGAAAGGGACCGGCGGCAGGCGGCGGTCGGGAGAGGATCGGACATTGTAGACATAAGTTGCCGCTGCTGGCTTACATGCGGCTTGCTCGCGCGCGGCAATTCGCCTCCTTTCGTGACAATTCGTTAGGGCCTTGCGCGAGCGGTCGGTCGGCACGCTACACTCCCCACTTCGTTTGCTCCGTCTCATGCCGCCATGCAGGCCCCTTTGAAAATCTATTTGGCCGGACCCGATGTGTTTTTTCGCGATCCGATTGCCCGTGGCGCGGCGTTGCGCGCGCGTTGCGCCGCTTTCGGCTTCGCGGGCCATTTCCCGTTGGACGCGGCGCTGCCGCCCGACGCGGACGACATCGTGCAGCCGGACGGCAGTACCGCTTTGCCGCCGACGCCGGGGAGCGCGATGCGTATCTATCGCGCGAATATCGCCCTGCTGCGCGGCTGCGACGCCGTCATGGCCAATGTGCAGGATTTTCGCGGCGCCGAGCCCGATTCCGGCACCGTCTTCGAAATCGGCTATGCGGTGGCGCTGGGGCTCCCCGTCTGGGCCTATGGCGCACCGGACAAGCCGATCAGCGAGCAGGTGGCCCACGACGCAGCGGGGCGGGATAGCGCGGACTGGCAGGTCGAGGACTTTGGCTTGCCGCGTAATCTGATGCTGTCTTGCTCGAGCCGTGTGGTTGCGGGCGGCGTCGATGCCTGCTTGGCGGATATGCGGGCGGTGCTGATTGCACGGACCCAGCCTTTCGTGCCGGGCTGGATAGGCGCTAACTGGGACAGGGGCGCAACGCAGGCCGATGCGATGCCCGAGGGAGCACGATAAATGCGGATTTTGCTGGTAGAGGATGATCGAATGATCGCGGACGGCGTGCGTAAGGCGTTGCGCGCCGACGGCTGGGCGACCGATTGGGTCGCCGATGGCGCAGCGGCCTCGTCGGCGCTGGGGCTCGAACAATACGATCTGGTGCTGTTGGATCTCGGATTGCCGAAGCGCGACGGCCTCGACGTGCTGCGCAGCCTGCGCGCCTCGGGCAACAAGGTGCCGGTGCTGATCTGCACCGCGCGTGATGCGGTGGCCGACCGTGTCAGCGGGCTTGATGCCGGCGCCGACGATTACCTCGTCAAGCCATTCGACCTCGACGAGCTGGCCGCGCGGATGCGCGCGCTGCTGCGGCGCCAGGCCGGACGTGGCGAGCCGGTGATGCGTTTCGGCGCGTTGACGATCGATCCGACGTCCCGCGAGGTCGCCGTGGACGGTACGACGGTCGCCCTTTCCGCGCGCGAATATGCGCTACTGGAGGCGCTGACGGCACGGCCGGGCGCGGTGTTGTCGAAAGCGCAGCTCGAAGAGAAAATCTATGGCTGGGGCGAGGAAATCGGCAGCAACGCCGTCGAAGTTTATGTTCACGCGCTGCGCAAAAAGCTGGGCGCCGATTTCATTCGGACCGTGCGCGGCCTCGGCTATCTGATTCCGCGGCAAGGCGCCGAGGGCAACGGCACCGGCGGAACGACGTCGGCCACGTCCGCCACGCCCACCGCCGCGCCGGATGCGTCCGGTCGGGCGGGAGAGTAAGGGCGCCGATGCGATCGATTCGACGGGTTTTGCTGTTCTGGCTGCTCGGCATCGTCATGCTGGGTATCGTCCTGGCCGGCGTGCTGATCTACCGACAGGCGCAGGCCGAAGCCAATGCGCTGTTCGATTATCAACTGCAACAGACGGCGGCGGCGCTGCCCTCGGAGCCGTTTTCCTCGGTTCTCGGCAATAACGCGGCGAGCAGCGACGGCGTGGTGATCCAGATCTGGAGCCGCGACGGCGCGCAACTCTACTATTCCCATCCCCGTTCGCCGCTGGCGCCGCGTGCGGAACTCGGTTTTTCCACCGAGCACACCCCGAGCGGCGACTGGCGCGTCTACAGCGCGATCGTCGGCGACAACGTGGTCCAGCTGGCGCAGCCGATGGCCGTGCGCAGCCTGTTGGCGGCGGAAACCGCCTGGCGGACCGTCTGGCCGCTGGTGGTATTGTTGCCCGTCATGGGCATTGCCGTGTGGCTCAGCGTCGGCCGCGGCTTGCGGCCCTTGTCGCGGCTGGCGCGGGCATTGGAGGCGCGCAAGCCCGAGGCGGTCGATCCGCTGCCCGAGCGCAATGTGTCGCCGGAAATCCGCCCCGTGGTACAGGCGCTGAATGGTTTGCTGCAGCGCTTGAGCGTGGCTTTCGATACGCAGAAAGCCTTCGTCGCCGACGCCGCGCACGAGTTGCGCACGCCGCTGGCCGCGCTGCGGATCCAGACCCAGTTGCTGGAGCGTGCGAGCGACGACGTCGCACGGCGCGAAGCGTTGACCGATCTCAAGCACGGCGTCGAACGCGCCACGCGTCTGGTCGAGCAACTGCTGTTGCTCGCCCGCTCGGATATGGCGCCGTCGGTGGGCGACGCCGGCGCGCGAAACGTCGGCGCGCGTACAGACAGCGCGGCGGCGTTGCCGCCTGGCGGCTCCGGCGGCTCCCCTGTCACGGGTGTCATCGTGGGCGAGGCGGGCAAGGGGAGCGGGAACCCCGACCTGCGCGTCATGGTCGAGTCCTGCGTCGCGCTGTTGGCACCGTTGGCGATCGACAAGGGCGTCGATCTGGGGATGGGAAGCGCGGAAAGCGTTCGCATCGACGGCGATGCCGACGATTGGCAGGTCCTGATCGGCAATCTGCTCGACAACGCGGTCAAATACACGCCGGGCGGCGGCCGCGTCGATGTGTCGCTCGGGCCCTGCGACGGAGGCGCCTGGCTCGAAATCGCCGACACCGGACCGGGCATTTCGGATGCCGACAAAACCCGCGTATTCGATCGGTTCTATCGCTCGCCCGATGCCACGCATGCCGATAATCCGGTGAACCCGCGCGGCAGCGGCCTGGGACTCGCGATCGTGAAACGGATCGCCGATCGTTACGCCGCCGAGATCACCCTCGCGGACCGCGCGCCGCATGGCTTGACGGTCCGTGTGCAGATAGCCGGGTCGCAGCGCTCGGTCTGAATTTCTAGTCGCCGGCAATGAACCGGCACGACGTTGCGACCGTGCTTAAGTTCCGTTTAAGCGCTTGCTCGTACGCTTGATACCAAGGGCAGCACATGCTCATCGGATCGAGGAGTCGAGAATGAAGCAACGGACATTCAAACGCACCGCGCTGGCAGGCGTGCTGACATTGGCGGTGGCGGGCGGCTATCTGGCCGGCACGCACCATTACGAAACGAATTTCGTCGAGCCGGCGCACGCCGCGCCCAGCGTCCCCGCGCCGGCATCGGCTCCGGCGCCGCAAGCAGCGCAGACAGCGCCCGCGCAGCCGGCATTGATGCCCGCCGAAGCAGCCCGACGTACCGGCGTGCCGGACTTTTCGGGCCTGGCGGAGACCTATAGTCCTGCCGTGGTGAACATCAGCGCGAAGCATGAGGTGCGCGCCTCGTCGAAGCGTGGACAATCGCAGCAACAGCTGCCGATCAGCCCCGACGATCCGTTCTACCAGTTCTTCAAGCACTTCTACGGCGACGTACCGAATCAGCAGCAGCAAGATGCGCCGAGCATGAGCCTGGGCTCCGGTTTCATCGTCAATGCGAACGGCTATATCCTGACCAATGCGCACGTCGTCGACGGGGCGAATGTCGTCACGGTCAAGCTGACGGACAAGCGTGAGTTCCGCGCCAAGGTGGTGGGCGTCGACAAGCCGACCGATGTCGCCGTGCTGAAGATCGATGCCAAGGATCTGCCGACGGTGCAGATCGGCGATCCGAACAAGAGCAAGGTCGGTCAGTGGGTCGTGGCCATCGGTTCGCCGTACGGCTTTATCAACACCGTGACGTCGGGGATCATCAGCGCGAAATCGCGTTCGCTGCCGGACGACACCTATGTGCCGTTCATCCAGACCGACGTGCCGGTGAATCCGGGTAATTCCGGTGGTCCGCTGTTCAACCTGGATGGTCAGGTCATCGGTATCAATTCGATGATCTACAGCCAGACGGGCGGCTTCCAAGGTCTCTCCTTCGCCATTCCCATCGACGTGGCGATGAAGGTCGAGCAGGCGCTGGTCAAGGATGGCCATGTGAGTCGCGGCCGGATCGGCGTGACGATCCAGGAAATGAACCAGACACTGGCAAACTCCTTCGGTCTGCCGAATTCGAATGGCGCGCTGGTCGCGTCCGTCGAACCGGGCGGTCCGGCGGCGAAGGCTGGTATCAAGCCTGGCGATGTGATCCTGTCGGTCAACGGCGATACCGTCGAGGATTCGGCGGCGGTGCCGGCCGAGGTGGCCAATATCGCACCGGGATCCAAGGCATCGATCGTGGTGTGGCGCGATAAGGCGCGCAAGACGATCGACGTGACGGTGGCCAAGCTGGGCGCCAAGGACGGCGATGCGAAGCCGACTGCAACGCCGGATCAGCCGCAAGGACGCCTGGGCGTTGCGGTTCGGCCGCTGACGCCGCAGGAACGCGATCAGGCACAGATCAGCGGCGGCTTGCTGGTGCAGCAGGCGGTGGGTGCGGCGGAGAATGCCGGTATTCAACCGGGGGACGTGATCCTCTCGATCAACGGTTCGCCGGTCACGACGGTGGCGCAATTGCGCGATCGAATCGCCCAGGCCGGCAGCAGCGTGGCCTTGTTGATCCAACGCGACGACTCGCAGATTTTCGTCCCGGTGGATTTGAGCGGCGCGGCTAACAATTAAGCCTGTGGCGTGCCGGCGATCTAGCTGGCATCGCTTTTGCATGGTCGGATCGATAGTTCGGCGGCAACCCAGTCCCTGGGTCCGCCGACGGTCTGATCCCAAGCAAACAATAAATGAGGAGAAAACACCGATGGTTGAACGATCGAAGCCCCTTTCCGCAAGCGGATGGACGAAGGGCGCCAGCGTCCTGGCCTTTACGCTGGCGGCAACGCTGACGGCAGTTGCACCGGCGGTGCATGCACAGTCGACCGATCAGGGCAGTCTGCCCGCCGCGGCGCAGCAAGGCGATGTGACCTTCCTGTCGGGCGGTGTCGGTAAGGACGAGTCCGATGCGATCAAAAAAGCGGCGGCGCATTGGCCGCTGTCGCTGAGCTTTATCGGCGGCGACCGTAACTTTGTTGCCGATGTTGCGGTGAAGATTACCGACTCGAAAGGCGCGACCGTGCTGGAAACGTCGGCGAAGGGCCCGTATATGCTCGTGCGCCTGCAGCCGGGCCACTATACGGTGCATGCCACTTACGCCGGCAAGGAAGTCTCGCACACGACGAACGTGACCAGCAAAGGCCATGCACGCCTGAGCTTCAGCTGGAAGCACGCATAAATCAGAGGCTGTCCGCCTGAGCGATATCGCCAGGCGGCACCAAACCGCAGGCCGGCTTGTCGTCGGGCCCGTGCGAAACCGAACGTTCCGGTTTTGCACGGGCCCGAATCGCATGGGACTGCAGAACCGGCACATTGTGACGGTAGGCGGTGACCTCGGCGAGAATCGAGACGGCGATTTCGGCCGGGGTCTGCGCGCCCAGGTAGAGGCCGACCGGCGAATGGAGGGTGTCCAGTTGCTCGGGAGAGACGTCGAACAAGGCAAGACGGGCGACCCGTTGTTCGCGATGTCCGCGGGATCCGATGGCGCCCACGTAGAAAGCCTCTGACTGTAGCGCATCGATCAGCGCGAGGTCGTCGAGTTTCGGATCGTGCGTTAGCGCGATGATGGCGGTGCGGGCGTCTACCCCCATGCCGAGCACGACGTCGTCCGGCATGGCGCGAGTCAGATCCACTCCGTCGACCTCCCATGAACCGGCATACTGTTCGCGCGGTTCGCAGACGATGACCTGATAGCCCAGCGGCACCGCCATCCGGGCCAGGTGCGAGGCGATCTCGCCGGCACCGATCAATACCATCCGATAGGCGGCGCCGTGCAGCGTGGTCAAGGTCTTGCCGTCGAACGCGAAATCACGCGGCTGGACGGCCGTTATATCGGCATCGACGTCCGTGCTGGAGTCGGTCGCCCCGACGGTGTCGTCCGGTTCGTGATGCGCAGCCCCCGACGTGCCGTCGCGCAACCGTACCGCCCCGGTTCGCATATCGAGATCGCGGCAGAGCAGCGTGCGTCGGAAGCCGAGTGGCGCCACGGCCGCGACGCCGGTGATTTCCTCGGCCGTCCGCGGCGGTGCGGGCTGGCGCAGCGCCGCTATCAAGTCGGCGAGTGCGCTGCGTGCACCGATCGGTTCCAGCACCAGCACCAGGGTGCCGCCGCACGGTAGACCGAAGCGCTGGGCCTCCTCTGCATCCACGCCGTAGCGCACCACGCAGGGCAGCCCATCGTCCGGCGTCAGTACGCCCCGGATAGCGCGATCGGCCAGATCGTCTTCGATACAGCCGCCGGAGACGGAGCCGACGATGAGGCCATCATCGCGTACCGCGACCATCGATCCCACGGGGCGCGGTGCGGAGCCCCATGTCCGAACCACCGTTCCCAATATGACGCGCTGACCCGCTCGACGCCATTTTTCAGCGGTTTCGATCACAGTGAGGTCGACGTTGTCCATGCGAGGCGCACCTTGTTCGAGAGAGTCCGGGCGCACGGGGATCCGCAGCCTATATCAAGCGACACTAGCAGCAAAATTCACGCCACGCAGCGTGAGAACAGGCGGGAACCGCCGGCGCCGCAGACAGCTAGGCCAATCCGGTGCCGGCCTGCGGGAGATGCAGCAGGGCGGGGGAGCGGCGCAACATGTCGACGAATCCGTCGATCAGCCGCTGCGCATCGTCGAGCAGCGCCCGAGGCGTGTAGGCGGCCATGTGGTCGGTCACCGTACCGACAATCATCGCATGAAGAAACGAGGCGGCAAATGCCGTATCGAGCGTATCGGGCAATTGGTTTTTATCGACCGCATTGGCCAGCGCGCGCTGCATCGCATCGATCGTGCGGCGCGCATTGTCGCGCTTGCGCTCGATGACTGGCTGCATATCCACCGTATGTTCCCACTTCAGCACCAATATTTCGATCACGGTGCGACGGCGCGGGTTCTGGACGATATCGAGCAGACATTGCACCAGAATCGCGCGCAGACGGCCGAGCGGATCCGGCTCTCGCGCATCGATCGACTCGGCCATCAGTTCGTCGAGCGGCAGCAGTTCCCGATCGACCATCGCGACGAACAATTCACACTTATTTTTGAAATGCCAGTAGATTGCTCCACGGGTCAAATCGGCCGCGCCGGCGATGTCCGCCAGGGAAGTGTGCGCGACGCCGCGCTCGGAGAACATGCGCTCCGCGGTGTCGAGGATCAGATTGCGGGTCTCTAGCGCTTCTTCTTTCGTTCTTCTGGGCATGGCGCGCCTGCGCTGATCTCAAAAAAGTTGACGGTCTTTCCGGCGCTTGCTTACGGGCGTCGGCCGGCCCTCAGCACAGCCGGGTAGGCACGTCCTGCGGCGTTTTGCCATTGGGGAATTAATGCACGGTAATACATACATTAGTGAATGTATATATAATAACATCCACTCTGCGCGGAGGCATCTGTTTTTAAAGACAATTTTAAGAACGGACGCCGCCGCGCTTGGCGTTAGCCGGTGCGGAATTGCTTACAAAATCGGGTTTCGCGTCGAAAAAAACCTTGTCAGGAATAGGGTTGTTTTGGCGCGGTCACACCCACGGCGTTGAAAGCCAGTAGTCTCTGACGCGATAGATAGAGTAGGCCGCCGTCTTCACGGTGATAAAACAGCGGTTTTTAAAGAACAATTTTTTGTCAGAGGTCGTTCCATGCGCGTTGATCGGGTCAAGTACCGTCTTATTTGCGCCGCTTCGGGGGCAATGATGCTCACGCTCGCTGCCTGCGGAAAGAAAGACCAACCGGCGGCCGGGCAGCAGCCGCCGACGCAGGTCGGTGTGATGACTGTCCAACCCCAGGCGGTTGCCGTGAACACCGAACTGCCGGGGCGTGCTTCGTCCTTCCTGGTGGCCGAAGTTCATGCACGCGTGGACGGCATCGTTCTGAAGCGTTTCTTCCAGCAGGGTGCCGAGGTCAAGGCCGGCCAGGTCCTGTTCCAAATCGATCCGGCACCGTACGAAGCCACGCTGATGAGCGCCAAGGCGACGTTGGCAAAGGCGCAGGCGACGCTGACATCGGCGCAATCGCAGGCGAATCGTTATAAGACACTTGTTGCTGCAAATGCAGTCAGCAAGCAGTCCTATGACGACGCGGTCGCGACCGCCGGCTCGGCGAAGGCCGATGTCGAAGCGGGCCGCGCCGCCGTGCGCACCGCGGAAATCAATCTGGGCTATTGCACGGTTCGCTCGCCGATCACCGGTCGTATCGGTGCGGCGCTGGTGACCGAGGGCGCCTACGTCCAATCCAGCGCGGCGACGAATATGGCGCTGGTTCAGCAGATCTCGCCGCTGTACGTCGACTTGACGCAGTCGAGCGATCAATTGCTGCGCCTGCGCCGCAATATCGAGACAGGCTCGCTGAAGGACGCCGGCGAAAACGCGGCGAAGGTCAAGGTCGTGCTGTCCGACGGCACGACGCTGCCGGACGAGGGCAAGCTCGAATTTACCGACGTATCGGTCGATCAGAGCACCGGCACGACGACGGTTCGCGCGGTTTTCCCGAATGCGAAACGGGATCTGCTGCCGGGGATGTTCGTCCGCGCGCGCATTCAACAGGCTATCAACGACCACGCTTTCATCGTGCCGATGCAGGGCGTGACGCATGACCAGAAGGGCGCGCCGATCGCGATGGTGGTCGATGCGAACAACAAGGTGCAGGTGCACGCGCTGACGACGTCGCAGGCACTGGGTTCCTCCTGGGTCGTGACGAGCGGCCTGCAAGCCGGTGATCGCGTGATCGTCGAAGGGACGCAGAAGGCCAAGCCGGGCGCGACCGTGCAACCGGTGGATGCGAAGCTGCCGGCCGCCTCGAAGGATCTGGAAGACACCAGCGGTGCGATGGGTGGTAGCGACGGTAAGACCGCCGATGCCGCATCGAGCGCCGTTGTAACGTCGCCGGCCTCGGGCGCTTCGGGTGCCGCCACGGCATCCGGCGCGTCCGCTGCACAGTAAAGACAGGGGCTGACCCAATATGGCAAAGTTTTTTATCGATCGTCCCATCTTTGCATGGGTGATCGCAATCGTGCTGATGATCGCGGGGATTCTCTCGATCACGCGATTGCCTATTTCGCAATATCCGACCATTGCGCCGCCCGCGGTGCAGTTGTCGGTGACCTATCCGGGCGCGTCCGCGCAGACGGTGGAAGACACGGTGACGCAGGTCATCGAGCAGCAGATGAATGGTATCGACCATTTGCTGTACATGGCGTCGACCAGCGACAACTCGGGTAATGCGACCATCACGCTGACGTTCGCGGCGGGTACGAACCCGGACATCGCGCAGGTGCAGGTCCAGAACAAGCTGTCGCTGGCCCAGCCGCTGTTGCCTCAGGAAGTGCAGCAGCAGGGGATCAAGGTCGTGAAGTCCAGCAGCAGCTTCTTGCTGGTGATGGCCTTCGTGTCCGAAGACGGCTCGATGAACAAGACCGACTTGTCGAACTACGTCGCGTCGAACATTCAGGATCCGGTCAGCCGTGTGAACGGTGTCGGCCAGGTGCAGTTGTTCGGTTCGCAGTATTCGATGCGGATCTGGCTGGACCCGAACAAGCTGAACAGCTATGGACTGACGCCGGTCGACGTGAAGACCGCGCTGACCAACCAGAACGTGCAGATCGCGTCCGGTCAGTTGGGCGGTACGCCGTCGGTGCCGGGCCAGCAATTGACCGCTGCCATCACCGAAAACGTCCGCTTGCAGACGCCTGAGCAGTTCCGCAACATCATCCTGAAGACGACGACCACCGGTGCGACGGTCCGTCTGGGCGATGTCTCGACGATCGGCCTCGGTTCGGAAAACTACAACTTCAACACGAAGTATAACGGGCAGCCCACCGCCGGTTTCGGTATCCAGCTCGCAACGGGCGCGAATGCGCTCGATACGGCGCAGGCCGTGCGTGACAAGGTGCAGCAGTTGTCGGCGTACTTCCCGCATGGCATGGTCGTCAAGTATCCGTACGACACCACGCCGTTCGTGAAGCTGTCGATCGAGGAAGTGGTCAAGACGCTGCTGGAAGGTATCGTCCTGGTGTTCCTGGTCATGTACCTGTTCCTGCAGAACATCCGCGCGACGTTGATTCCGACGATCGCCGTGCCGGTGGTGCTGCTGGGTACGTTCGCGATCATGCAGGCCGCCGGCTTCTCGATCAATACGCTGTCGATGTTCGGGATGGTGCTGGCTATCGGCCTGCTCGTCGACGATGCCATCGTCGTGGTGGAAAACGTCGAGCGGGTGATGGCCGAGGAAGGTCTCGGGCCGAAGGAAGCCACGCGCAAGGCGATGGAACAGATCACCGGCGCGCTGGTGGG
Coding sequences within it:
- a CDS encoding nucleoside 2-deoxyribosyltransferase, encoding MQAPLKIYLAGPDVFFRDPIARGAALRARCAAFGFAGHFPLDAALPPDADDIVQPDGSTALPPTPGSAMRIYRANIALLRGCDAVMANVQDFRGAEPDSGTVFEIGYAVALGLPVWAYGAPDKPISEQVAHDAAGRDSADWQVEDFGLPRNLMLSCSSRVVAGGVDACLADMRAVLIARTQPFVPGWIGANWDRGATQADAMPEGAR
- a CDS encoding response regulator transcription factor, which encodes MRILLVEDDRMIADGVRKALRADGWATDWVADGAAASSALGLEQYDLVLLDLGLPKRDGLDVLRSLRASGNKVPVLICTARDAVADRVSGLDAGADDYLVKPFDLDELAARMRALLRRQAGRGEPVMRFGALTIDPTSREVAVDGTTVALSAREYALLEALTARPGAVLSKAQLEEKIYGWGEEIGSNAVEVYVHALRKKLGADFIRTVRGLGYLIPRQGAEGNGTGGTTSATSATPTAAPDASGRAGE
- a CDS encoding ATP-binding protein, with product MRSIRRVLLFWLLGIVMLGIVLAGVLIYRQAQAEANALFDYQLQQTAAALPSEPFSSVLGNNAASSDGVVIQIWSRDGAQLYYSHPRSPLAPRAELGFSTEHTPSGDWRVYSAIVGDNVVQLAQPMAVRSLLAAETAWRTVWPLVVLLPVMGIAVWLSVGRGLRPLSRLARALEARKPEAVDPLPERNVSPEIRPVVQALNGLLQRLSVAFDTQKAFVADAAHELRTPLAALRIQTQLLERASDDVARREALTDLKHGVERATRLVEQLLLLARSDMAPSVGDAGARNVGARTDSAAALPPGGSGGSPVTGVIVGEAGKGSGNPDLRVMVESCVALLAPLAIDKGVDLGMGSAESVRIDGDADDWQVLIGNLLDNAVKYTPGGGRVDVSLGPCDGGAWLEIADTGPGISDADKTRVFDRFYRSPDATHADNPVNPRGSGLGLAIVKRIADRYAAEITLADRAPHGLTVRVQIAGSQRSV
- a CDS encoding DegQ family serine endoprotease, which encodes MKQRTFKRTALAGVLTLAVAGGYLAGTHHYETNFVEPAHAAPSVPAPASAPAPQAAQTAPAQPALMPAEAARRTGVPDFSGLAETYSPAVVNISAKHEVRASSKRGQSQQQLPISPDDPFYQFFKHFYGDVPNQQQQDAPSMSLGSGFIVNANGYILTNAHVVDGANVVTVKLTDKREFRAKVVGVDKPTDVAVLKIDAKDLPTVQIGDPNKSKVGQWVVAIGSPYGFINTVTSGIISAKSRSLPDDTYVPFIQTDVPVNPGNSGGPLFNLDGQVIGINSMIYSQTGGFQGLSFAIPIDVAMKVEQALVKDGHVSRGRIGVTIQEMNQTLANSFGLPNSNGALVASVEPGGPAAKAGIKPGDVILSVNGDTVEDSAAVPAEVANIAPGSKASIVVWRDKARKTIDVTVAKLGAKDGDAKPTATPDQPQGRLGVAVRPLTPQERDQAQISGGLLVQQAVGAAENAGIQPGDVILSINGSPVTTVAQLRDRIAQAGSSVALLIQRDDSQIFVPVDLSGAANN
- a CDS encoding carboxypeptidase-like regulatory domain-containing protein — its product is MVERSKPLSASGWTKGASVLAFTLAATLTAVAPAVHAQSTDQGSLPAAAQQGDVTFLSGGVGKDESDAIKKAAAHWPLSLSFIGGDRNFVADVAVKITDSKGATVLETSAKGPYMLVRLQPGHYTVHATYAGKEVSHTTNVTSKGHARLSFSWKHA
- a CDS encoding XdhC family protein; the encoded protein is MDNVDLTVIETAEKWRRAGQRVILGTVVRTWGSAPRPVGSMVAVRDDGLIVGSVSGGCIEDDLADRAIRGVLTPDDGLPCVVRYGVDAEEAQRFGLPCGGTLVLVLEPIGARSALADLIAALRQPAPPRTAEEITGVAAVAPLGFRRTLLCRDLDMRTGAVRLRDGTSGAAHHEPDDTVGATDSSTDVDADITAVQPRDFAFDGKTLTTLHGAAYRMVLIGAGEIASHLARMAVPLGYQVIVCEPREQYAGSWEVDGVDLTRAMPDDVVLGMGVDARTAIIALTHDPKLDDLALIDALQSEAFYVGAIGSRGHREQRVARLALFDVSPEQLDTLHSPVGLYLGAQTPAEIAVSILAEVTAYRHNVPVLQSHAIRARAKPERSVSHGPDDKPACGLVPPGDIAQADSL
- a CDS encoding TetR family transcriptional regulator, coding for MPRRTKEEALETRNLILDTAERMFSERGVAHTSLADIAGAADLTRGAIYWHFKNKCELFVAMVDRELLPLDELMAESIDAREPDPLGRLRAILVQCLLDIVQNPRRRTVIEILVLKWEHTVDMQPVIERKRDNARRTIDAMQRALANAVDKNQLPDTLDTAFAASFLHAMIVGTVTDHMAAYTPRALLDDAQRLIDGFVDMLRRSPALLHLPQAGTGLA
- a CDS encoding efflux RND transporter periplasmic adaptor subunit codes for the protein MMLTLAACGKKDQPAAGQQPPTQVGVMTVQPQAVAVNTELPGRASSFLVAEVHARVDGIVLKRFFQQGAEVKAGQVLFQIDPAPYEATLMSAKATLAKAQATLTSAQSQANRYKTLVAANAVSKQSYDDAVATAGSAKADVEAGRAAVRTAEINLGYCTVRSPITGRIGAALVTEGAYVQSSAATNMALVQQISPLYVDLTQSSDQLLRLRRNIETGSLKDAGENAAKVKVVLSDGTTLPDEGKLEFTDVSVDQSTGTTTVRAVFPNAKRDLLPGMFVRARIQQAINDHAFIVPMQGVTHDQKGAPIAMVVDANNKVQVHALTTSQALGSSWVVTSGLQAGDRVIVEGTQKAKPGATVQPVDAKLPAASKDLEDTSGAMGGSDGKTADAASSAVVTSPASGASGAATASGASAAQ